The Prosthecobacter algae genome has a segment encoding these proteins:
- a CDS encoding efflux transporter outer membrane subunit translates to MFSRPSSQIASLRPRRTVALALGTVCLVSSCVVGPDYQSPEAKVSKRWKQRADVSDLPVPDQWWTLFRDSSLNGLVERALANNLDLRAGLARVDAARALTGIQRADWFPQLNLQNNATYEHSSANSIGANLPSGAGLPNLERDRHRTALGLNYEVDLWGRVRRSVEGAKAREDASVDTLAAQRLVIAAEVARSYFLAASLDNQEQILRETISLREEARKLQQSRFEGGLANEMDVARARTELELAKNDFAAIERQRGAVENSLAVLCGDAPSDFGLSKNRRLPAPPRVPAGMPSTLLQRRPDIRSAEQTLRAANADIGVAKANFYPVFSLTGSGGLESVGAEDFFEWKSRTASIGPQLTVPIFQGGRLRGNLRAAQARYDESLATYRQTILTSLREVEDAMLDLRAFQKQRTAVAAAVASAQDTSRLSRLRYDKGLASYFEVVDADRVVLTTRLTLAQLDGQRLTSTVQLLRALGGGWKGSSK, encoded by the coding sequence ATGTTTTCCCGCCCCTCTTCCCAGATCGCCTCACTCCGTCCTCGCCGCACCGTCGCCCTCGCTCTGGGCACCGTCTGTCTCGTCAGTTCCTGCGTCGTCGGCCCGGACTATCAGTCTCCCGAGGCCAAGGTCTCCAAACGCTGGAAGCAGCGGGCCGATGTCTCTGATCTCCCCGTCCCGGACCAGTGGTGGACCCTCTTTCGCGACAGCTCCCTCAATGGCCTGGTGGAGCGCGCCCTCGCCAATAACCTCGACCTCCGTGCCGGCCTCGCCCGTGTGGATGCTGCCCGTGCCCTCACCGGCATCCAGCGCGCCGATTGGTTCCCCCAGCTCAATCTTCAGAACAACGCCACCTACGAACACTCCTCCGCCAACAGCATCGGGGCCAACCTCCCTTCCGGTGCTGGCTTGCCTAACCTTGAGCGTGACCGCCACCGTACGGCTCTGGGCCTGAACTATGAGGTGGACCTCTGGGGCCGCGTGCGACGCAGTGTCGAAGGGGCCAAGGCCCGTGAAGACGCCTCGGTGGATACCCTGGCCGCCCAGCGCCTCGTCATCGCCGCCGAAGTCGCCCGCAGCTACTTCCTTGCCGCCTCCCTGGACAATCAGGAGCAGATCCTGCGCGAAACCATCTCCCTACGCGAAGAGGCCCGCAAGCTGCAGCAGTCCCGCTTTGAAGGCGGCCTCGCCAACGAGATGGACGTCGCCCGTGCGCGCACGGAACTCGAACTCGCCAAGAACGACTTCGCCGCCATCGAGCGCCAGCGCGGTGCGGTGGAAAACTCCCTCGCCGTTCTCTGTGGCGATGCGCCTTCCGATTTTGGCCTGTCGAAAAACCGTCGCCTGCCTGCACCTCCCCGCGTCCCTGCCGGCATGCCCAGCACCCTGCTCCAGCGCCGCCCAGACATCCGCTCGGCCGAGCAGACCCTGCGTGCCGCCAATGCCGACATCGGCGTGGCCAAGGCCAACTTCTATCCTGTCTTCAGCCTCACTGGTTCCGGTGGCCTGGAGTCCGTCGGGGCTGAAGACTTCTTCGAATGGAAAAGCCGCACTGCCAGCATCGGGCCACAGCTCACCGTGCCCATCTTCCAGGGTGGCCGCCTCCGTGGCAACCTGCGTGCCGCCCAGGCTCGTTATGACGAAAGCCTGGCCACCTATCGCCAGACCATCCTCACCTCCCTTCGCGAAGTCGAAGACGCTATGCTGGACCTGAGAGCCTTCCAGAAACAGCGCACCGCCGTCGCCGCCGCCGTGGCCTCCGCTCAAGATACCAGCCGCCTCTCCCGTCTGCGTTACGACAAAGGTCTCGCCAGCTACTTCGAAGTCGTGGATGCCGACCGCGTGGTTCTCACCACCCGCCTCACCCTCGCCCAGCTCGACGGCCAGCGCCTCACCTCCACCGTCCAGCTCCTCCGCGCCCTAGGCGGCGGCTGGAAGGGCAGCAGCAAATAA
- a CDS encoding ABC transporter ATP-binding protein: MNAPSSPQAVQCQGLRKHFGEGDARVEVLRGVDFHARLGEMTFLVGPSGCGKTTLISVIAGLLDPSDGDLQVLDSRHAEMKAQERILFRRRNLGFVFQQYNLLPSLTAAENAAVPLIADGMKRSLAVKKATDLLDRLGLGNKASAMPRVLSGGQQQRVALARALVHEPRLIICDEPTAALDHKTGESVMELLATAALAPQRAVIVVTHDNRVYHYAHTIAHMDDGVVVRSESRR, from the coding sequence ATGAATGCTCCCTCTTCTCCCCAGGCCGTCCAGTGCCAGGGCCTGCGCAAGCACTTCGGTGAGGGCGATGCCCGTGTCGAAGTCCTCCGTGGCGTGGATTTTCACGCTCGCCTCGGCGAGATGACCTTCCTCGTCGGCCCCAGCGGCTGCGGCAAGACCACCCTCATCTCCGTCATCGCTGGTCTGCTGGATCCTAGCGACGGCGACCTGCAAGTGCTCGACTCCCGCCATGCCGAAATGAAGGCGCAGGAACGCATCCTTTTTCGTCGCCGAAACCTCGGCTTCGTCTTCCAGCAATACAATCTGCTGCCCTCGCTGACCGCCGCCGAAAATGCCGCCGTCCCCCTCATCGCCGATGGCATGAAACGCAGCCTCGCCGTGAAAAAGGCCACCGACTTGCTGGATCGCCTGGGCCTCGGTAACAAAGCCTCCGCCATGCCCAGGGTCCTCTCCGGCGGCCAGCAGCAGCGCGTGGCCCTCGCCCGTGCCCTCGTCCATGAACCCCGCCTCATCATCTGCGATGAGCCGACTGCTGCGCTCGATCATAAGACGGGCGAGTCCGTCATGGAGCTCCTCGCCACCGCCGCCCTCGCACCCCAGCGCGCCGTCATCGTCGTCACTCATGATAACCGCGTTTACCACTACGCCCACACCATCGCCCACATGGATGACGGCGTCGTCGTCCGGTCCGAGTCCCGTCGTTGA
- a CDS encoding coproporphyrinogen-III oxidase family protein, whose translation MSTTLESPPHTAEKKVEQTEAGNYFVSNYPPFSFWKPDQVPVIENVLAKPAPADIPLGVYFHIPFCRKRCHFCYFKVYTDKNASEIKAYIDAGMREMERFAKQPYINGRKAHFVYFGGGTPSYLSIPQLTDLTNRMKDLVSWDGAAEVAFEAEPGTLNEKKLTGIREVGVTRLSLGVENFDDHILETNGRAHRSGEIEKAYRFARTLGFEHINIDLIAGMMNETWENWKDTVAKGIALGPDAVTIYQMEVPYNTTMYKQMKEEGKVTAPVADWQTKRDWVSYAFDEFVKNGYTVTSAYTVVKDPQRIKFVYRDALWEGADLLSCGVASFGHLGGVHYQNQAEVGPYMQAVDAGQLPIFRAYETTHEERFVREFILKLKLGHSEFAYYQNKFGQDPLAFFAPQLNYLQNEGFAKLTDKDITLTRDGLLQVDRLLHEFFLPQHRQYARYT comes from the coding sequence ATGTCCACCACCCTGGAATCCCCCCCGCACACCGCCGAGAAAAAGGTCGAACAGACCGAAGCGGGCAATTACTTCGTCAGCAATTACCCGCCCTTCTCCTTCTGGAAGCCGGATCAGGTGCCCGTGATTGAGAACGTGCTGGCCAAACCCGCCCCCGCAGACATTCCCCTGGGCGTCTATTTCCACATCCCCTTCTGCCGCAAGCGCTGCCATTTCTGCTACTTCAAAGTCTATACCGACAAGAACGCCTCCGAGATCAAGGCCTACATCGATGCCGGGATGCGCGAGATGGAGCGCTTCGCCAAGCAGCCCTACATCAATGGCCGCAAAGCCCACTTCGTTTACTTCGGCGGTGGTACCCCCAGCTACCTCAGCATCCCACAGCTCACGGATCTGACCAACCGCATGAAGGACCTCGTCAGTTGGGATGGCGCAGCGGAAGTCGCTTTTGAAGCCGAGCCCGGCACCCTCAACGAAAAAAAGCTCACCGGCATCCGTGAAGTGGGCGTCACCCGCCTCAGCCTCGGCGTGGAAAACTTCGACGACCACATCCTGGAAACCAACGGCCGCGCCCACCGCAGCGGCGAGATCGAGAAGGCCTACCGCTTTGCCCGCACCCTCGGCTTCGAGCACATCAACATCGACCTCATCGCCGGGATGATGAACGAGACCTGGGAGAACTGGAAGGACACCGTGGCCAAAGGCATCGCCCTCGGGCCAGATGCCGTCACCATCTACCAGATGGAGGTACCCTACAACACCACCATGTACAAGCAGATGAAGGAGGAGGGCAAGGTGACCGCCCCTGTGGCCGACTGGCAGACCAAGCGCGACTGGGTGAGCTACGCCTTTGATGAATTCGTCAAAAATGGTTATACCGTCACCAGCGCCTACACCGTGGTGAAGGACCCTCAGCGCATCAAGTTCGTCTATCGCGATGCCCTCTGGGAAGGCGCGGACCTCCTGAGCTGCGGCGTGGCCTCCTTTGGCCATCTGGGCGGCGTGCATTACCAGAACCAGGCCGAAGTGGGCCCCTACATGCAGGCCGTGGATGCCGGGCAGCTCCCCATCTTCCGCGCCTATGAGACCACCCATGAGGAGCGCTTCGTGCGAGAGTTCATTCTAAAGTTGAAGTTAGGCCACAGCGAATTCGCCTATTACCAAAACAAGTTCGGCCAGGACCCTCTGGCCTTCTTTGCCCCCCAGCTCAACTACCTGCAAAACGAGGGCTTTGCCAAACTCACCGACAAGGACATCACGCTGACTCGCGACGGCCTGCTGCAAGTGGACCGTCTGTTGCACGAATTCTTCCTGCCCCAGCACCGCCAGTATGCCCGCTACACTTGA
- a CDS encoding efflux RND transporter periplasmic adaptor subunit yields MKIPVLPLVALGCFAWAVTSVLSSQPRREATEPPVMPPRTSFAHTIAATGLVEPSSETISVGTHRSGVVEKVFVKLGDEVRLGQPLLKLDTRDLEAELAVAQAQLAEAQAQLAVAEAERMQARRNLDYAEKLDDARAISAEERTQRETSLATVSARREASQAAVRLAQARVEVTRTEIQRSTVAAPLDATVLQLKVRAGEFISASPASTPWMTLGQTSPLHLRADVDEHEAWRIQSQAAAIAHVRGNPELKADLEFVRFEPLVIPKKSLTGDATERVDTRVLQVIYRLQKPASAALFVGQQMDVFIVDASRKKMNE; encoded by the coding sequence ATGAAAATCCCCGTTCTTCCCCTGGTCGCCCTCGGCTGCTTTGCCTGGGCCGTCACCTCCGTCCTCAGCAGCCAGCCCCGGCGAGAGGCCACCGAGCCGCCCGTCATGCCGCCACGCACCTCCTTTGCCCACACCATCGCCGCCACCGGCCTGGTGGAGCCCAGCAGCGAGACCATCTCCGTCGGCACCCACCGCAGCGGCGTGGTGGAGAAAGTCTTCGTCAAACTCGGCGATGAAGTCCGCCTAGGCCAGCCCCTGCTGAAGCTGGACACGCGCGACCTCGAGGCCGAACTCGCCGTCGCTCAGGCCCAGCTTGCCGAAGCCCAGGCCCAGCTCGCCGTGGCCGAGGCCGAACGCATGCAGGCCCGGCGCAATCTCGACTACGCCGAAAAGCTGGACGATGCCCGCGCCATCTCGGCGGAGGAGCGCACCCAGCGCGAAACCTCCCTCGCCACCGTCAGCGCTCGCCGCGAGGCCTCACAGGCTGCGGTGAGGCTGGCCCAGGCTCGGGTGGAAGTCACCCGTACGGAAATTCAGCGCAGCACCGTCGCCGCCCCGCTGGATGCCACCGTCCTCCAGCTCAAGGTCAGGGCAGGGGAGTTCATCTCCGCCTCCCCCGCCAGCACCCCCTGGATGACCCTCGGCCAGACCTCGCCCCTGCACCTCCGGGCGGATGTCGATGAGCATGAAGCCTGGCGCATCCAGTCCCAGGCCGCCGCCATCGCTCACGTGCGTGGCAACCCGGAACTCAAGGCCGATCTCGAGTTCGTCCGCTTCGAACCCCTCGTCATCCCCAAGAAATCTCTTACGGGGGATGCGACCGAAAGAGTGGACACACGCGTACTTCAGGTCATCTACCGTTTGCAGAAACCTGCGTCTGCCGCTCTGTTCGTGGGTCAGCAGATGGATGTCTTTATTGTGGATGCGAGCCGCAAAAAAATGAACGAATAA
- a CDS encoding VOC family protein: MMLVERFKYTIWAADMARALKFYTGVFGAKVIKQNDYVSEVEICQGILAIHGGGEGERTWTGLTFQVPDVVAGAAEIVAAGGSLTREPQPEGDEPPHLAMCADPEGNEIMLSRKR; encoded by the coding sequence ATGATGCTAGTTGAACGATTCAAATACACCATCTGGGCGGCAGACATGGCGCGGGCACTGAAGTTTTACACCGGCGTCTTTGGGGCCAAGGTCATCAAACAGAACGACTATGTAAGCGAGGTGGAGATCTGCCAGGGCATCCTGGCCATCCATGGCGGTGGCGAAGGTGAACGCACGTGGACGGGGCTGACCTTTCAGGTGCCGGATGTGGTGGCAGGGGCGGCGGAAATCGTGGCTGCCGGAGGATCGCTGACGCGGGAACCTCAGCCCGAAGGGGATGAACCTCCGCATCTGGCGATGTGCGCCGACCCGGAAGGCAATGAGATCATGCTGAGCCGAAAGCGGTAG
- a CDS encoding gamma-glutamylcyclotransferase family protein produces the protein METRLLFLYGTLKRGGSNHVYMRGQRFVAEASTAAHYRLHDMGGYPGMVSAEDGLSITGEIWEVDAEGLARLDELEDIEGGEYAREVIPLLPPHEGLRVEGYRYLRSVQGRPDLGRMW, from the coding sequence ATGGAAACCCGGCTTCTCTTTCTCTACGGCACGCTGAAGCGCGGCGGGTCTAACCATGTTTACATGCGTGGGCAGAGGTTTGTGGCGGAAGCCAGCACCGCCGCGCATTACCGGCTCCATGACATGGGCGGTTATCCAGGGATGGTCAGCGCCGAGGATGGACTGAGCATCACGGGCGAGATCTGGGAAGTGGATGCCGAAGGGCTGGCGCGGCTGGATGAACTGGAAGATATCGAAGGGGGCGAATATGCGCGGGAGGTGATCCCGCTGCTGCCGCCTCATGAGGGGCTGCGAGTCGAAGGTTACCGCTACCTACGATCCGTTCAGGGTCGTCCGGATCTCGGCAGGATGTGGTAA
- a CDS encoding cupin domain-containing protein → MSALSTASPRLSDSGLCFQHLNWGSLDTLSQQEFGGVSGKLFLKELLGLTGMEVSANVMAPGQGMPFCHSHRLNEELYIFLSGSGQFMVGDAVFAVGPGSCVRVAPQGIRCWRNTGDEPLHFLCIQAPAGGLATQATQDGIGAGRPHWNRRPQEVAP, encoded by the coding sequence ATGAGCGCCCTCTCCACTGCCTCTCCACGCTTATCCGATTCCGGCCTCTGCTTCCAGCACCTGAACTGGGGCAGTCTCGATACTCTCTCCCAGCAGGAGTTCGGCGGCGTTTCGGGAAAGCTCTTCCTGAAGGAGCTTCTTGGACTCACTGGCATGGAGGTCTCGGCCAATGTCATGGCCCCAGGGCAGGGCATGCCCTTCTGCCACAGCCACCGGCTCAATGAAGAGCTCTACATCTTCCTCTCCGGCAGCGGCCAATTCATGGTGGGGGATGCCGTCTTCGCCGTCGGTCCCGGTTCCTGCGTGCGTGTGGCCCCGCAGGGCATCCGCTGCTGGCGGAATACGGGGGATGAACCTCTGCACTTCCTCTGCATCCAGGCACCCGCCGGGGGCCTCGCCACCCAGGCCACGCAGGATGGCATCGGCGCGGGCCGCCCGCATTGGAACCGCCGTCCTCAGGAGGTCGCACCATGA
- a CDS encoding type I restriction-modification system subunit M, producing MSEDHKKTLQSQLWNIANTLRGKMGADEFRDYILGFIFYKYLSERMHLFADEILKNDGLSFDDLDETTAEGTEILAAIQQESVERLGYFLKPSELFHKIAEKGARKTDNFILEDLTAILKHIEASTMGHDSEDDFEGLFEDLDLGSSKLGKTESQKNELISKVLSYLDKIDFRLADTEADVLGDAYEYLIGQFASGAGKKAGEFYTPQEVSTILAKIVTTGKTKLKSVYDPTCGSGSLLLRVAKEVEDVGHFYGQEMNPTTYNLARMNMILHGVHYQRFDLKNEDTLEHPAPEHADLRFEAIVANPPFSAQWSASAIHENDDRFSAYGRLAPSSKADFAFVQHMVHHLDSGATMACVLPHGVLFRGGAEGHIRKYLIEDCNYLDAVIGLPANIFYGTGIPTCILVLKKQRENPDDILFMDASQGFEKDGNQNYLRPAHIERIVSTYRKRESLEKFSQVAQRSEVAGNDYNLNIPRYVDTFDEEAKVDLDEVAGKLVALEKEMGETEKAIAGFCAELGIKAPF from the coding sequence ATGTCCGAAGACCACAAAAAGACCCTTCAAAGCCAGCTCTGGAACATCGCCAATACCCTGCGCGGAAAGATGGGGGCGGATGAGTTCCGCGACTACATCCTGGGCTTCATTTTCTACAAATACCTGTCTGAGCGAATGCACCTTTTTGCGGACGAGATTTTGAAGAATGACGGTCTTTCGTTTGATGATCTTGATGAGACCACGGCTGAGGGGACAGAGATTCTGGCAGCTATTCAGCAGGAATCGGTGGAGCGGCTGGGCTACTTCCTGAAACCCTCGGAACTCTTCCATAAAATCGCTGAAAAAGGGGCGCGGAAGACGGACAATTTCATCCTGGAAGACCTCACGGCCATTCTGAAGCACATTGAGGCCAGCACGATGGGGCATGACAGCGAGGACGACTTCGAAGGGCTATTTGAGGATCTGGACCTGGGCTCGTCAAAGCTGGGGAAAACAGAGAGCCAGAAGAACGAACTGATCTCCAAAGTGCTGAGCTACCTGGACAAGATTGATTTCCGGCTGGCGGATACCGAGGCGGATGTGCTGGGGGATGCTTATGAATACCTCATCGGCCAATTCGCCAGCGGGGCGGGGAAGAAAGCGGGGGAGTTCTATACCCCGCAGGAGGTCAGCACCATTCTGGCGAAGATCGTCACCACCGGGAAGACGAAGCTCAAAAGCGTCTATGACCCCACCTGCGGCTCCGGCTCCCTGCTGCTGCGTGTGGCGAAGGAGGTGGAGGACGTAGGCCACTTCTACGGGCAGGAGATGAACCCCACGACGTATAACCTGGCGCGCATGAACATGATTCTGCACGGGGTCCATTATCAGCGGTTCGACCTGAAGAATGAGGACACCCTGGAGCATCCGGCCCCAGAGCATGCCGACCTGCGCTTTGAGGCTATCGTGGCGAATCCTCCTTTCTCGGCCCAATGGTCCGCCAGCGCCATTCATGAGAATGATGATCGCTTCAGTGCCTATGGCAGGCTTGCACCCTCGAGCAAGGCGGACTTCGCCTTTGTGCAGCATATGGTGCATCATCTGGACAGCGGGGCCACCATGGCCTGCGTGCTGCCGCATGGGGTGCTCTTCCGGGGCGGGGCGGAGGGGCACATTCGCAAGTATCTCATTGAGGATTGCAACTACCTGGACGCCGTCATCGGCCTGCCTGCCAATATCTTCTACGGCACTGGCATCCCTACCTGCATTTTGGTGCTGAAGAAGCAGCGGGAAAATCCGGACGACATCCTGTTCATGGATGCCAGCCAGGGGTTTGAAAAAGACGGGAATCAAAATTACCTCCGGCCTGCACACATCGAGCGGATCGTCAGCACCTACCGGAAGCGGGAAAGCCTGGAAAAATTCAGCCAGGTGGCGCAGCGCAGCGAGGTCGCAGGCAATGACTACAACCTGAACATCCCGCGCTACGTGGACACCTTTGATGAAGAGGCGAAGGTGGATCTGGATGAAGTGGCCGGGAAGCTGGTGGCCCTGGAAAAAGAAATGGGCGAGACTGAAAAAGCCATCGCAGGCTTTTGTGCGGAGCTGGGAATCAAGGCACCCTTTTGA
- a CDS encoding lipoyl protein ligase domain-containing protein — MSFGEPFFDRLILHLDGTHAGPMNMAVDQAWLEHSTIPVLRIYTWDQPTVTLGYAQSLPKLQDALPGWPVVRRWTGGGVVLHQEDYTYSVIVPPADPWSETTALESYRRIHGSLAEALSHNGHPGCRLALQEDVIEAPFCFVAPAVHDVIRGPVKVAGAGQRRGKLGLLHQGSVQQVILKPEFWTQWATRLAKEVLTVDTAPEPVLARATELEQKRYALTEWLAERDDHLPRV, encoded by the coding sequence GTGTCCTTTGGAGAACCTTTTTTTGACCGACTCATCCTGCATCTCGACGGTACCCATGCAGGGCCGATGAACATGGCGGTGGACCAGGCGTGGCTGGAGCACAGCACGATTCCGGTGCTGCGCATTTATACTTGGGACCAGCCGACGGTTACCCTGGGCTATGCGCAGAGTTTGCCCAAGCTGCAGGATGCCCTGCCCGGCTGGCCCGTGGTGCGCCGCTGGACGGGCGGCGGCGTGGTGCTGCATCAGGAAGACTACACCTACTCTGTCATCGTGCCGCCGGCGGATCCTTGGTCGGAAACGACGGCCCTGGAAAGCTACCGGCGCATTCATGGCTCCCTGGCAGAGGCCCTGAGTCACAATGGTCATCCGGGTTGCCGGCTGGCCTTGCAGGAGGATGTCATCGAGGCCCCCTTCTGCTTTGTGGCTCCGGCGGTGCATGATGTCATCCGGGGACCGGTGAAGGTGGCGGGCGCAGGACAACGGCGGGGCAAGCTGGGGCTGCTGCATCAGGGCAGTGTGCAGCAGGTCATCCTGAAGCCCGAATTCTGGACTCAATGGGCCACCCGGCTGGCCAAGGAAGTGCTCACCGTGGACACCGCCCCCGAGCCCGTCCTGGCCCGTGCGACCGAACTGGAACAAAAGCGTTACGCCCTGACCGAATGGCTGGCCGAGCGCGATGACCACCTGCCCAGAGTCTGA
- a CDS encoding ABC transporter permease yields MNFIALRMLMSDRAKYFGLIFAFAFSTFLLQNQVSIFCGIMKRTGSQILDVTDADVWVMDRYTEYFEQTKPLKETDLTRVRSVSGVDYAVRLFKGNPTARTLAGKFASTFTLGVDDSTLVGAPRQMLLGRWESLREANSIIMDRAGYALLFPGEPMELGRVLELNDHKVTLVGISDCSAPFVSFPVIHARYSEAINFQGRERNQLSFVLARARPGMSPEALARQIERETGLKARTTAEFAWDCVVYYMKNTGIPVNFGITIAVALIVGLAVSGQTFYMFTVENLRQFGALKAIGVTNGRLVTMVLLQALVAGAIGYAIGTGMAAAFFEATASNLATRGIVLMWQAVAGVGVLMAVVVAAVSFLSVRKVLVLEPASVFR; encoded by the coding sequence ATGAACTTCATCGCCCTGCGCATGCTCATGTCGGATCGCGCGAAGTACTTCGGCCTCATCTTCGCCTTCGCCTTTTCCACCTTCCTCCTGCAAAACCAGGTCAGCATCTTTTGCGGCATCATGAAGCGCACCGGCAGCCAGATCCTCGATGTCACCGATGCCGACGTCTGGGTCATGGACCGTTACACGGAGTATTTCGAGCAGACCAAACCGCTCAAGGAAACCGACCTCACCCGCGTGCGCAGCGTCTCCGGGGTGGACTACGCCGTGCGTCTTTTCAAAGGCAACCCCACCGCCCGCACTCTCGCGGGAAAGTTTGCCTCCACCTTCACCCTCGGCGTGGATGACAGCACGCTCGTCGGCGCTCCCCGCCAGATGCTCCTCGGCCGCTGGGAAAGCCTGCGCGAAGCCAACAGCATCATCATGGACCGCGCCGGTTACGCCCTCCTCTTTCCCGGCGAGCCGATGGAACTCGGCCGCGTGCTGGAGCTCAATGACCACAAGGTCACCCTCGTCGGCATCTCAGATTGCAGCGCCCCCTTCGTCAGCTTTCCCGTGATCCATGCCCGCTACAGCGAGGCCATCAACTTCCAGGGCCGCGAGCGTAACCAGCTCAGCTTTGTCCTCGCTCGTGCCCGGCCTGGAATGAGTCCGGAAGCCCTCGCCCGTCAGATCGAGCGCGAGACCGGTCTCAAGGCCCGCACCACCGCCGAGTTCGCCTGGGACTGCGTCGTCTATTACATGAAGAACACCGGCATCCCGGTCAATTTCGGCATCACCATCGCTGTTGCACTCATTGTTGGGCTGGCCGTCAGCGGGCAGACTTTCTACATGTTCACGGTGGAAAATCTTCGCCAATTCGGCGCGCTCAAGGCCATCGGCGTCACCAATGGCCGTCTCGTCACCATGGTGCTTCTTCAGGCCCTCGTGGCCGGGGCCATCGGTTACGCCATCGGCACCGGCATGGCGGCGGCGTTCTTCGAGGCCACTGCCTCCAATCTCGCCACCCGGGGCATTGTTCTCATGTGGCAAGCCGTGGCCGGGGTGGGCGTCCTCATGGCTGTTGTTGTCGCCGCCGTCAGCTTCCTCAGCGTCCGCAAAGTGCTCGTTCTCGAGCCCGCCTCCGTCTTCCGTTAA